The following coding sequences lie in one Sesamum indicum cultivar Zhongzhi No. 13 linkage group LG9, S_indicum_v1.0, whole genome shotgun sequence genomic window:
- the LOC105170002 gene encoding pentatricopeptide repeat-containing protein At2g27610: MILPRPPLRNSFKSLSNFCKPFQAFHFYHSSAIALDSGTCDDPVDFSRFQGTHNPFDKCLQRDISYYNHLLFEYSRDGLNKEAVKIYALINSVGVLVDGCTLSCILKVSASLKHDVFGKQIHCQCVKNGFFEDVSVGTSLVDMYVKNENLDDGKRVFEEIREKNVVTWTSLLTGYAHKGMIQNVVETFCLMKFEGVQPNPFTFATVIGAFADEGEMRGGAQVHGVVIKSGFDSTRVVGNSLVSLYSKSGMIREARDVFDGIEFRDGVSWNGIIAGLIINGLELDALQMFYRMRLAGVKYTETTFSTVVKLCTSLKELGFARQIHSQVVKSGFVCFDNIRTALIACYMKGSEMDDAIKMFSVVDIAQTVVSWTAVISGCLQNGRALEAIDMFLQMRRENVRPNHYTYSTILAALPTISLFQVHAEIIKTNYENSSSVGTALLDAYIKIGKGTDAAKVFKQIEEKDVVVWSAMLVGYAQDKDTEGAVKFFGQLAKEGVKPNEFTFSSILNACATPSAAVEQGKQFHASSIKFGYSNALMVSSALVTLYAKKGDIQSANEVFKRQQERDLVSWNSMISGYAQHGYGEKALQVFKEMQERNLEMDEITFIGVISACNHAGLVSEGEVYFDMMVNNLHISPTMEIYSCMVDLYSRAGMLDKAMALIDGMPFPAGATVWRTLLAACRVHRNLELGKLAAEKLISCQPQDSSAYVLLANLYAASGHWRDRAKVRKLMDERKVKKETGYSWIEVKNKTYSFMAGDVSHPLSDRIYMKLGEISIRLRDAGYQPDTNYVLHDIEEEQKEAILSRHSERLAIAFGLIAIPHGIPIRIIKNLRVCGDCHTVIKLITKIEGREIVVRDSNRFHHFSEGLCSCGDYW, from the coding sequence ATGATTCTTCCAAGACCACCTTTAAGAAATTCCTTCAAGTCTCTGTCCAACTTTTGCAAACCATTTCAAGCGTTTCATTTCTATCACTCCTCTGCGATTGCACTTGATTCCGGGACCTGCGATGACCCTGTTGATTTCTCACGTTTTCAGGGGACGCACAACCCGTTTGACAAATGTCTGCAGAGGGATATTTCTTATTACAACCACTTGCTTTTTGAGTACTCACGTGATGGTCTGAACAAAGAAGcagtaaaaatttatgcaCTAATTAATAGTGTGGGTGTTTTAGTGGATGGGTGCACCCTTTCTTGTATATTAAAGGTTTCCGCAAGCTTGAAACATGATGTTTTCGGTAAACAAATACATTGCCAGTGCGTTAAAAATGGTTTCTTCGAGGATGTTAGTGTCGGAACGTCACTTGTGGATATGTATGttaagaatgaaaatttggatgaTGGAAAGAGAGTGTTTGAGGAGATCAGAGAGAAGAATGTAGTGACTTGGACTTCGTTACTGACTGGTTATGCACACAAGGGGATGATTCAAAATGTCGTAGAAACTTTTTGCTTGATGAAGTTTGAGGGAGTTCAACCAAACCCTTTCACATTTGCAACTGTTATTGGAGCTTTTGCAGATGAAGGTGAAATGCGGGGTGGAGCTCAAGTGCACGGTGTGGTTATCAAGAGTGGTTTCGATTCAACCAGAGTTGTGGGAAACTCTTTGGTTAGTCTGTATTCAAAATCTGGTATGATCAGGGAAGCTAGAGATGTGTTTGATGGTATAGAGTTTAGGGATGGAGTTTCTTGGAATGGGATAATAGCAGGTCTTATTATAAACGGGCTGGAGTTGGATGCTCTTCAGATGTTTTATAGGATGAGGCTTGCAGGTGTCAAATATACAGAAACAACTTTTTCCACTGTTGTTAAGTTATGTACTAGCCTTAAAGAACTGGGTTTTGCCAGACAGATCCACTCTCAGGTTGTGAAGAGTGGGTTTGTATGTTTTGATAACATCAGAACAGCTCTTATAGCGTGCTACATGAAAGGCTCTGAGATGGATGATGCAATCAAGATGTTCTCGGTTGTGGATATAGCTCAGACTGTTGTGTCATGGACAGCAGTCATTAGTGGATGTTTGCAGAATGGTAGAGCATTAGAAGCGATAGATATGTTTCTCCAAATGCGAAGAGAAAACGTTAGACCTAATCACTACACTTATTCGACAATACTTGCAGCCCTTCCAACTATTTCTTTGTTTCAAGTGCATGCagaaattatcaaaaccaATTATGAAAACTCATCTTCAGTAGGGACAGCATTGCTTGACGCATATATCAAGATAGGAAAAGGCACTGATGCTGCAAAAGTTTTCAAACAAATAGAAGAGAAGGATGTTGTTGTTTGGTCTGCCATGTTAGTTGGATACGCCCAAGACAAGGATACAGAAGGAGCCGTAAAATTTTTTGGTCAGTTAGCCAAGGAAGGTGTCAAGCCAAATGAGTTTACTTTCTCTAGTATACTCAATGCATGTGCCACACCCTCTGCAGCTGTAGAGCAAGGGAAACAGTTTCATGCAAGTTCAATCAAATTTGGTTATAGTAATGCTCTTATGGTAAGCAGTGCCCTTGTAACCTTGTATGCAAAAAAAGGCGATATTCAGAGTGCAAATGAAGTCTTCAAGAGGCAGCAGGAAAGAGACTTGGTCTCTTGGAACTCAATGATCTCAGGTTACGCACAACATGGTTATGGGGAAAAGGCACTACAGGTATTTAAGGAAATGCAGGAGAGAAACTTGGAAATGGATGAAATCACATTTATAGGTGTCATTTCTGCCTGTAATCATGCAGGACTGGTGAGTGAAGGTGAAGTATATTTTGACATGATGGTGAACAATCTTCATATTTCTCCCACAATGGAGATCTATTCATGCATGGTTGATCTGTACAGCAGAGCTGGGATGCTAGATAAAGCTATGGCTCTTATTGATGGGATGCCCTTTCCTGCTGGGGCAACTGTTTGGCGTACTCTCTTGGCTGCATGCCGGGTTCATCGAAATTTAGAGCTTGGAAAACTTGCAGCTGAAAAACTCATTTCATGTCAACCACAGGACTCATCCGCGTATGTCTTGTTAGCTAATCTATATGCTGCATCTGGACACTGGCGAGATAGGGCGAAAGTGAGAAAACTGATGGATGAGAGAAAGGTTAAGAAAGAAACAGGATATAGCTGGATTGAGGTGAAGAATAAGACATACTCTTTTATGGCTGGTGATGTTTCACATCCTTTATCTGATCGCATTTATATGAAACTAGGAGAAATAAGTATTCGTTTGAGGGATGCAGGATATCAGCCGGATACAAATTATGTACTCCATGATATTGAAGAGGAACAAAAAGAAGCCATCCTTTCTCGGCATAGTGAGAGGCTGGCTATTGCCTTTGGATTAATAGCAATACCTCATGGTATTCCGATACGAATCATAAAGAATCTTCGAGTTTGTGGTGATTGCCACACTGTGATTAAgctaataacaaaaatagaagGGAGAGAAATTGTTGTCAGGGATTCAAATCGATTCCATCACTTTAGTGAAGGCTTATGCTCTTGTGGGGATTACTGGTGA